A genomic stretch from Falco cherrug isolate bFalChe1 chromosome 1, bFalChe1.pri, whole genome shotgun sequence includes:
- the C1H4orf33 gene encoding UPF0462 protein C4orf33 homolog isoform X1, which produces MPGAMEFTIKHTWDGLPLSHEPVTIGLKSDSAGLLMEVNAPFFNDPAAPLGEPGKPFSRLWDYEVVEAFFLSDRTEQYLEVELCPHGQHLLLLLSGRRRVWKEELPLRFEVTRMKTKWEGKAYLPWNYFPPCTNKFNAFAIHGSGEERKYEALHPVPQHELQEGQKPDFHRLEFFKDLNLKGLMGEDWKQPESDIWKSLTS; this is translated from the exons ATGGAATTTACAATTAAACACACGTGGGATGGTTTACCTTTGAGCCATGAGCCGGTAACAATTGGGCTGAAGTCGGACAGTGCAGGACTGCTAATGGAAGTGAATGCTCCCTTCTTTAATGACCCTGCAGCACCACTTGGAGAGCCAGGGAAACCTTTTAGTAGACTGTGGGACTATGAAG ttgtagaAGCATTTTTCCTGAGTGACAGAACTGAACAGTATTTAGAAGTTGAACTTTGTCC TCATGGACAACacttgttgctgctgctttctggcagAAGAAGAGTATGGAAA GAAGAACTTCCTTTAAGGTTTGAGGTGACCAGAATGAAAACCAAATGGGAGGGTAAAGCTTACCTTCCTTGGAATTATTTTCCACCATGCACTAACAAATTCAACGCATTTGCAATTCATGgctcaggagaagaaagaaaatatgaagcTCTTCATCCTGTGCCTCAGCATGAACTACAGGAAGGACAGAAACCAGATTT TCATCGCCTGGAATTTTTCAAAGATTTGAACCTGAAAGGACTGATGGGCGAAGATTGGAAGCAGCCTGAATCAGATATATGGAAGTCTCTCACTAGTTAA
- the C1H4orf33 gene encoding UPF0462 protein C4orf33 homolog isoform X2, with protein MEFTIKHTWDGLPLSHEPVTIGLKSDSAGLLMEVNAPFFNDPAAPLGEPGKPFSRLWDYEVVEAFFLSDRTEQYLEVELCPHGQHLLLLLSGRRRVWKEELPLRFEVTRMKTKWEGKAYLPWNYFPPCTNKFNAFAIHGSGEERKYEALHPVPQHELQEGQKPDFHRLEFFKDLNLKGLMGEDWKQPESDIWKSLTS; from the exons ATGGAATTTACAATTAAACACACGTGGGATGGTTTACCTTTGAGCCATGAGCCGGTAACAATTGGGCTGAAGTCGGACAGTGCAGGACTGCTAATGGAAGTGAATGCTCCCTTCTTTAATGACCCTGCAGCACCACTTGGAGAGCCAGGGAAACCTTTTAGTAGACTGTGGGACTATGAAG ttgtagaAGCATTTTTCCTGAGTGACAGAACTGAACAGTATTTAGAAGTTGAACTTTGTCC TCATGGACAACacttgttgctgctgctttctggcagAAGAAGAGTATGGAAA GAAGAACTTCCTTTAAGGTTTGAGGTGACCAGAATGAAAACCAAATGGGAGGGTAAAGCTTACCTTCCTTGGAATTATTTTCCACCATGCACTAACAAATTCAACGCATTTGCAATTCATGgctcaggagaagaaagaaaatatgaagcTCTTCATCCTGTGCCTCAGCATGAACTACAGGAAGGACAGAAACCAGATTT TCATCGCCTGGAATTTTTCAAAGATTTGAACCTGAAAGGACTGATGGGCGAAGATTGGAAGCAGCCTGAATCAGATATATGGAAGTCTCTCACTAGTTAA